One genomic region from Flavobacterium lindanitolerans encodes:
- a CDS encoding helix-turn-helix domain-containing protein has product MRHFKTISELHRSIGYPPPENPLISMVMCEKLSECSIGQSEFTTDFYMIAFKKIKSGYVLYGRTKYDHDNGSMMFMKPRQVIEINNVELEEKGFIIWIHEDFLNGYHLHSEIKKYGYFDYEANEALHLSAREEQIIWDLHSKIEGEYYNNQDEYSREIIIAHIDSILKYSQRFYKRQFINRTELSGKTVSKFNDLLASYLEKGKLQEKGLPTVKSLADLFNLSPRYLSDVLKQETGKTAIELIHIFLISEAKNLLQGSENSVSETAYALGFDNPPYFSRLFKKEVGMSPNEYRKNFVN; this is encoded by the coding sequence ATGAGACATTTCAAAACCATTAGCGAACTGCACCGTTCCATTGGCTATCCGCCACCGGAAAATCCTTTGATTAGCATGGTAATGTGCGAAAAGCTATCCGAATGTTCTATCGGGCAGAGCGAATTTACTACCGATTTTTACATGATTGCTTTTAAAAAAATCAAATCGGGTTATGTACTTTATGGGCGAACAAAATATGACCATGATAACGGTTCGATGATGTTCATGAAGCCAAGACAGGTCATAGAAATCAATAATGTGGAACTCGAAGAAAAAGGATTTATCATCTGGATTCATGAAGATTTCCTAAATGGCTACCATCTACATTCTGAGATAAAAAAATACGGATATTTTGATTACGAAGCCAATGAGGCGCTCCATCTTTCCGCACGTGAAGAACAGATTATCTGGGACCTGCATAGTAAAATTGAAGGGGAATATTATAATAATCAGGACGAATACAGTCGGGAAATTATCATTGCCCATATCGATTCCATACTGAAATATTCGCAGCGTTTCTATAAGCGGCAGTTTATTAACAGGACAGAATTGTCGGGAAAAACAGTTTCTAAGTTTAACGACCTGCTGGCATCGTATCTTGAAAAAGGAAAGTTGCAGGAAAAAGGACTCCCAACAGTCAAGTCACTGGCTGACTTATTCAACCTTTCACCGCGATACCTGAGTGATGTTTTGAAACAGGAAACCGGAAAAACGGCAATTGAATTGATTCACATCTTCCTGATTTCTGAAGCTAAAAATTTATTGCAGGGTTCTGAAAATTCGGTTTCTGAAACAGCCTATGCTTTAGGTTTTGACAATCCACCTTATTTTTCAAGGCTTTTCAAAAAAGAAGTAGGCATGAGTCCCAACGAATACCGCAAGAATTTCGTGAATTAA
- a CDS encoding SDR family NAD(P)-dependent oxidoreductase: MSKIIFITGASRGFGKIWAEAFLKRGDKVAATARNLDSLKELKAQYGDAILPIQLDVTSREQSFAAVNQAKEHFGKLDVIINNAGYGLFGTIEETSEKEARDQIETNVFGLLWITQAALPILRAQGHGHIIQLSSVLGVATLPTLGIYNASKFAVEAISETLATEVKEFGINVTLVEPNGFATDWAGSSAIQSETIKAYDNVRAAFQAGMADTDSFGKPEATAEAILKLVDAANPPLRLFLGKVALPWVKEVYAQRLSEWEEWKEVSAKAHGN; the protein is encoded by the coding sequence ATGTCAAAAATCATATTTATTACAGGAGCTTCCAGAGGATTTGGAAAAATATGGGCAGAAGCCTTTCTTAAACGTGGCGATAAAGTTGCTGCAACAGCAAGAAATCTGGATTCGCTTAAAGAATTAAAAGCACAATATGGCGATGCAATATTGCCAATACAACTGGATGTGACCAGCCGTGAGCAAAGTTTTGCCGCTGTCAATCAGGCCAAAGAACATTTCGGAAAACTGGATGTTATTATCAACAATGCAGGTTATGGACTGTTTGGAACGATAGAAGAAACTTCAGAAAAAGAAGCCAGAGACCAGATTGAAACCAACGTATTCGGACTGTTGTGGATAACCCAGGCAGCGTTACCAATTTTGAGAGCGCAGGGCCACGGACATATTATCCAATTGTCGAGTGTATTAGGTGTGGCTACTTTGCCAACTTTAGGAATATATAACGCCTCTAAATTTGCAGTTGAAGCCATAAGCGAAACACTGGCTACTGAAGTCAAGGAATTTGGTATCAACGTAACTCTGGTTGAACCTAACGGTTTCGCTACAGATTGGGCCGGGTCTTCTGCTATACAGTCAGAAACTATCAAAGCCTATGACAATGTAAGAGCTGCCTTCCAGGCCGGAATGGCTGATACGGATTCTTTTGGTAAACCGGAAGCAACAGCTGAAGCCATCTTGAAATTGGTTGATGCCGCCAATCCGCCATTGCGTCTTTTCCTGGGGAAAGTGGCCCTGCCATGGGTAAAAGAAGTATATGCACAACGTCTTTCAGAATGGGAAGAATGGAAAGAAGTATCTGCAAAAGCCCACGGAAATTAA
- a CDS encoding aldehyde dehydrogenase family protein codes for MKTIDKIYINGEFVKPKGNQIFDLISPTTNQLIGQVTLGNKQDAQDAIAAAKEAFRTFSQTTKAERIEYLKRLHEVVSRRKDELIEVMVEEYGGTLQFSRMSMEFALSSFTSAIATLEKFDFTKKMGFSEVQLVPLGVVGIIIPWNASNGFIAGKLATAVAAGCTVVIKPSEMSALQTQIMTECLHEAGLPAGVFNIVNGLGNVVGAEISSHPDVAKISFTGSSNVGKIIAREASATLKRYTLELGGKSPNILLDDADFTKAIPMAIAAAFMNNGQACVAGTRLLVPENRLEEAKELIQRLLPQFPVGNPKEETTAVGPMVSKKQYERVQNYIQLGLDEGATLLAGGLGYPEGLENGNFVKPTVFYNVDNKMRIAQEEIFGPVLSIITYKDEAEAVTIANDTIYGLQAYVSSADTERARRVAYQINAGRVLVNELNHDPEAPFGGFKQSGIGREFGVYGLEAYLEPKALIG; via the coding sequence ATGAAAACGATTGACAAAATCTACATCAACGGCGAATTTGTAAAGCCAAAAGGAAATCAGATATTTGACCTTATCAGTCCAACAACCAATCAGCTAATCGGACAGGTTACTTTGGGAAATAAGCAAGATGCACAAGATGCCATTGCAGCAGCAAAAGAAGCATTCAGGACTTTCTCTCAAACAACTAAAGCAGAACGTATCGAATATCTGAAACGTTTGCATGAGGTAGTTTCCAGAAGAAAAGACGAGCTTATTGAGGTAATGGTTGAAGAATATGGAGGAACGCTCCAATTCTCAAGAATGAGCATGGAATTTGCACTGAGTTCTTTTACTTCTGCTATTGCAACTCTGGAAAAATTCGACTTCACTAAAAAAATGGGCTTTTCTGAAGTACAACTGGTTCCGCTTGGCGTAGTGGGCATTATCATTCCGTGGAACGCCAGCAACGGTTTTATTGCCGGAAAACTAGCCACAGCAGTAGCTGCCGGATGTACGGTGGTTATTAAGCCAAGTGAAATGAGTGCCTTACAGACACAGATTATGACAGAATGCCTGCATGAAGCAGGATTACCAGCCGGTGTATTCAATATCGTAAACGGATTGGGCAATGTGGTGGGCGCCGAAATCAGCAGCCATCCTGATGTAGCCAAAATTTCGTTTACCGGTTCCAGCAACGTAGGAAAAATTATTGCACGTGAAGCCTCGGCTACTCTTAAGCGTTACACTTTGGAGCTAGGAGGCAAATCGCCTAATATTCTTTTAGATGATGCCGACTTTACCAAAGCGATTCCAATGGCTATTGCTGCGGCCTTTATGAACAACGGACAAGCCTGTGTGGCAGGAACCCGACTTTTGGTGCCGGAAAACCGATTGGAAGAAGCGAAAGAATTAATACAAAGGCTGCTTCCCCAATTTCCTGTTGGTAATCCCAAAGAAGAAACAACGGCTGTTGGCCCTATGGTTAGCAAAAAGCAATACGAACGCGTGCAGAATTATATCCAATTGGGTCTTGATGAAGGCGCTACACTACTTGCAGGCGGACTTGGCTATCCGGAAGGATTGGAAAACGGAAATTTCGTAAAACCTACCGTTTTTTATAATGTAGATAACAAGATGCGCATTGCACAGGAAGAAATTTTTGGTCCGGTATTGTCCATTATTACCTATAAAGATGAAGCCGAAGCGGTTACTATTGCCAATGATACTATTTACGGATTACAAGCTTATGTAAGTTCTGCCGATACCGAAAGAGCCCGACGTGTTGCTTACCAGATTAATGCAGGGCGTGTATTGGTTAACGAATTAAATCATGACCCGGAAGCACCTTTTGGCGGATTTAAACAGTCCGGAATAGGAAGAGAATTTGGGGTTTATGGTTTGGAAGCCTATTTGGAACCAAAAGCATTAATTGGGTAA